From Dreissena polymorpha isolate Duluth1 chromosome 15, UMN_Dpol_1.0, whole genome shotgun sequence, a single genomic window includes:
- the LOC127859763 gene encoding uncharacterized protein LOC127859763 produces MNRLLLGLGVVMMAATFLQTTDARRRGNRGKPKRFAFKLRETKEFHNNRLPETLKYDIDVEGFPVTTLELVLNKKMNVPESEIGNERNGFRKAPRQRTKIIGIYTDKNGHGSFACEASRVNNRQLNCDLSGLVYFKNEACYIGGGVQQAECGNATTEGELVTLIPPDVARSTRSVPTHQISDLLARGRRSILPSPGFKVVEIAFALDAAFMDQFYERHPNNPTLAQTEAEIYMALLANEVGTGWILA; encoded by the exons ATGAATAGACTGTTACTCGGCTTGGGTGTCGTTATGATGGCGGCCACTTTTCTGCAGACGACAGATGCTCGTCGCCGTGGAAACAGAG GTAAACCTAAACGGTTTGCTTTCAAATTGCGCGAAACAAAAGAGTTTCATAACAACAGATTACCTGAAACACTGAAGTACGACATTGACGTCGAAGGATTTCCTGTGACCACGCTGGAACTCGTTTTGAACAAAAAGATGAATGTACCGGAAAGTGAAATCGGAAACGAAAGAAACGGTTTCCGTAAAGCACCCAGACAACGG ACCAAGATAATCGGCATATACACGGACAAGAACGGACACGGATCATTCGCATGTGAAGCTAGCCGAGTCAATAATCGGCAGTTGAACTGCGATCTC AGCGGCCTTGTTTACTTCAAAAACGAAGCCTGCTACATTGGAGGCGGAGTACAACAGGCCGAGTGCGGAAACGCTACCACGGAAGGAGAGCTGGTTACCCTCATCCCACCTGATG TTGCAAGGTCGACGAGGTCCGTTCCTACACACCAGATATCAGATTTACTGGCCCGAGGCCGCCGCTCGATTCTACCTTCACCAGGATTCAAGGTCGTTGAAATTGCATTTGCATTGGACGCTGCATTCATGGATCA ATTTTACGAACGTCACCCTAACAATCCGACGTTGGCCCAAACCGAAGCTGAAATTTACATGGCCCTGTTGGCAAACGAGGTTGGCACTGGATGGATTCTTGCTTAA
- the LOC127859764 gene encoding salivary glue protein Sgs-3-like, giving the protein MCGSSSNCFYEIHIQLDLLSEDGSSGLLGYAYVGTVCLATQYKYSINEFTTYNVAWVASHELGHALGSYHDQTTDCPAGRNVMSAYLFSPDPTTADTYSRFSKCSASQFITHLNGRTDCTANNGFTDEQFRASFCTGLLGQRDNSLDLQCQQRTGFAGSEVCNGAISGDTGCYVYGQVSCRDASGLCSVRLGFVWNGTPCGSGLMCFKGRCVANFDICTPDTTTAAPTTAAPTTAAPTTAETPTTAAPSTAAPTTTETHTTAAPTTDVPTTAAPTTAAPTTAAPTTAAPKTAAPTTAAPTTAAPTTAAPTTAAPTTEAPTTTAPTTAAPTTEAQTTAAPTTEAPTTAAPTTAAPTTAAPTTAAPTTTAAPTTAVPTTARPTTAAPTTARPTTAAPTTSRPTTAAPTTARPTTAAPTTARPTTAAPTTARPTTAAPTTARPTTAAPTTVATKTSAPSTDAPCSCCRKSGGYLPNCCVRRFRRYGLLCRCCENASNFEDDASSS; this is encoded by the exons ATGTGCGGTTCATCCTCAAACTGTTTTTACGAGATCCACATACA GTTAGATCTCCTTTCCGAAGATGGCAGCAGCGGGTTGCTAGGCTACGCCTACGTGGGTACCGTGTGTTTGGCCACTCAGTACAAGTACTCAATCAACGAGTTTACCACATACAACGTGGCGTGGGTGGCGTCGCACGAGCTGGGACACGC TCTGGGATCTTATCATGACCAGACCACCGACTGTCCGGCCGGCAGAAACGTTATGTCCGCCTACCTGTTCTCGCCTGACCCCACCACCGCGGATACATACAGCAGGTTTTCCAAATGCAGCGCAAGCCAATTTATCACCCATCTGAACGG ACGAACCGACTGCACTGCGAACAACGGCTTCACGGACGAGCAGTTCAGAGCCTCGTTTTGCACGGGCCTTCTTGGTCAGCGAGACAACAGCCTTGACCTTCAGTGTCAGCAGCGAACTGGCTTTGCCGGAAGTGAAGTGTGCAACGGG GCGATTAGCGGCGACACGGGCTGTTATGTCTATGGTCAAGTTTCGTGTCGAGATGCCAGCGGTTTGTGCAGCGTGAGACTCGGATTTGTTTGGAATGGAACCCCATGCGGTAGCGGACTG ATGTGCTTTAAAGGAAGATGCGTTGCTAACTTTGATATCTGCACCCCTGACACAACTACTGCTGCGCCTACAACTGCCGCGCCTACAACTGCTGCGCCAACAACTGCTGAAACACCTACAACTGCTGCACCTTCAACTGCTGCGCCTACAACCACTGAAACACATACAACTGCTGCGCCAACAACAGATGTACCTACAACTGCTGCACCCACAACTGCTGCACCTACAACTGCTGCGCCCACAACTGCTGCGCCTAAAACTGCTGCGCCAACTACTGCTGCGCCTACGACTGCTGCACCTACGACTGCTGCGCCAACTACTGCTGCACCCACAACTGAGGCGCCTACAACTACTGCGCcaacaactgctgctcctacaaCTGAGGCGCAAACAACTGCTGCACCCACAACTGAGGCGCCTACAACTGCTGCGCCTACGACTGCTGCACCTACGACTGCTGCGCCAACTACTGCTGCGCCAACTACTACTGCTGCACCTACAACTGCAGTGCCAACAACGGCTAGACCTACAACTGCTGCGCCAACAACGGCTAGACCTACAACCGCTGCGCCAACAACTTCTAGACCTACAACCGCTGCGCCAACAACGGCTAGACCAACAACCGCTGCGCCAACAACTGCTAGACCTACAACCGCTGCGCCAACAACTGCAAGACCTACAACCGCTGCGCCAACAACTGCCAGACCTACAACTGCTGCACCTACAACTGTTGCCACTAAAACCTCTGCTCCATCAACTGATGCTCCATGTAGCTGCTGTCGTAAAAGTGGTGGATATTTGCCTAATTGTTGCGTACGACGTTTCCGTAGATACGGCCTTCTTTGCAGATGCTGTGAAAACGCCAGTAATTTTGAAGATGACGCGTCGAGTAGTTAA